Proteins from a genomic interval of Medicago truncatula cultivar Jemalong A17 chromosome 3, MtrunA17r5.0-ANR, whole genome shotgun sequence:
- the LOC11407150 gene encoding replication protein A 70 kDa DNA-binding subunit A produces MSIKLTENAIPAITSGDVDAKPLVQVISITLLVDSDDSLLRKYYLKLSDGVYSHSATIAAQLNDGVGTGRVKEGSIVKLLDYVCPTIVIRKIIIVHKMETIVLDSQIIGNPKSFVDPELPMVENEEPIPIAALHPYKGKWAIKARVTSKGHLRHYNSPEGYLKAFSFDVLDSDGGEVQVTCLNDVIDSFYEVIEVGKVYLISKAGLIPVGSKDLKHLKIDWEIMLNSNSTVELCPDEDGSIPMHKFSFRSISDIENIESNTILDVIGVVTSVNSSVLMSRENALEMRKRILNLKDNSGRSVELTLWGELCNREGQELKDIVDAGGFPVLAVKAGKVIEFRGKSINAIPISRLFVNPDFPEAQSLRLWFDQDGKDSASSSISKDISYGGPKNELRKTVSQIKDEGLGCTDKPDWITTRATISFMKTDVFCYTACPVMIGDRRCNKKVTRSGERCSKKVTKTVNTRWKCDTCNQEFDVCEYRYILQAQIVDHTGLTCVTAFNEAGEDIMGYSAKDLYVLKYEQEDDERFRDIIKSILFNQFVFRLKIQKELCGEEQKVKIIVVKADKVNYSAESKYMLDLISKFER; encoded by the exons ATGTCTATTAAGCTGACGGAGAACGCTATTCCGGCGATAACCAGCGGCGACGTTGATGCAAAACCGTTGGTTCAAGTTATCAGCATTACATTACTCGTAGACAGCGACGACTCTCTGCTGCGAAAATATTATCTGAAACTTTCCGACGGAGTTTATTCTCACTCCGCCACAATCGCTGCTCAACTCAACGACGGAGTCGGAACCGGACGAGTTAAGGAAGGTTCCATCGTTAAGCTTCTCGATTACGTTTGCCCTACTATCGTGATTCGAAA GATTATTATAGTGCATAAAATGGAAACCATTGTCCTTGATTCTCAAATCATTGGGAATCCAAAGTCATTTGTGGATCCAGAATTACCAATGGTAGAAAATGAAGAACCAATACCTATAGCTGCTTTACATCCCTATAAGGGTAAGTGGGCCATCAAGGCAAGGGTTACTTCAAAAGGGCATTTGCGCCACTATAACAGTCCTGAAGGATATCTAAAGGCCTTCTCGTTTGATGTACTTGATTCTGATGGAGGTGAAGTACAGGTAACTTGTTTAAATGATGTAATTGACAGTTTCTATGAAGTGATCGAGGTTGGTAAAGTTTACTTGATATCCAAAGCTGGCTTGATACCTGTTGGCTCAAAAGATTTGAAACATTTGAAGATTGATTGGGAAATCATGCTGAATTCAAATTCAACCGTTGAGCTTTGCCCAGATGAGGATGGTTCTATACCTATGCATAAATTCTCCTTCAGGTCTATCAGTGACATTGAGAATATAGAGAGTAACACTATCCTTGATGTTATTGGGGTTGTGACATCTGTGAATTCTTCAGTTCTTATGTCAAGGGAAAATGCATTGGAAATGCGTAAAAGGATTTTGAATCTAAAGGACAATTCTGGCAGGAGTGTTGAGCTAACACTTTGGGGTGAGCTATGCAACAGGGAAGGACAAGAGCTGAAAGATATTGTGGATGCTGGGGGTTTTCCTGTTTTGGCAGTAAAGGCTGGGAAGGTTATTGAATTCCGTGGAAAGTCTATAAACGCTATTCCTATTTCACGGCTTTTTGTAAATCCAGATTTCCCTGAGGCTCAGAGCTTAAGGCTCTGGTTTGATCAAGACGGGAAAGATTCTGCTTCTTCGTCCATTTCTAAAGACATTTCTTATGGAGGACCAAAGAATGAGCTACGCAAAACTGTATCTCAAATCAAAGATGAAGGTTTGGGGTGCACAGACAAGCCAGACTGGATAACAACGAGGGCAACCATATCATTCATGAAGACTGATGTATTTTGTTACACAGCTTGCCCTGTCATGATTGGAGATCGACGGTGCAATAAGAAAGTGACTAGGTCCGGTGAACGTTGCTCTAAGAAAGTGACCAAGACAGTAAACACAAGATGGAAGTGCGATACATGCAACCAGGAGTTTGATGTTTGTGAATATCGGTACATTCTCCAAGCTCAAATCGTGGATCATACAGGATTAACATGTGTAACTGCTTTCAATGAAGCTGGGGAAGACATTATGGGGTACTCTGCAAAAGATTTGTATGTGTTAAAGTATGAGCAGGAGGATGATGAGAGGTTCAGAGATATAATCAAGAGTATACTCTTCAATCAGTTTGTGTTTAGGCTGAAAATCCAAAAGGAATTATGTGGTGAAGAACAGAAGGTGAAGATTATAGTAGTTAAGGCAGATAAGGTGAATTACTCTGCAGAGAGCAAGTACATGCTTGATTTGATTTCCAAGTTCGAGCGATGA
- the LOC11430198 gene encoding F-box protein SKIP23: MVRLVSNSFIQVLVSILDKLKIKKKAKKPDWSQLAKELLQLISERLDSELYRLRFRSVCSSWRSSSSPNYHQNHLPLKLPEFSNIENNYLIKHNMFLIKSPTNSIPWLIRVGPKLNGKTHLWDPRDIYYTLPFYLQIHLNLALDLNKLSIIDLGHVFYIHDSGPGSYVYPRKVIGVGEQPLAIVTCEYSGELIIFRCGDDHWTNMPDVPNVEKSHGDICNFKGRPCVIDRTGRTMMIESDLTVHLAAEPCFGGDTKFLVESKCRLLHVDRYESDGSSGNVRIDVFGLDEKEKNWVKLPNLGEGCSFSASASDLGVANGNCVIFCAGDMSVFHLDQGRISPLSDYPDYVNLFLWPPPKWISDAIKKYVILQ, encoded by the coding sequence ATGGTTAGATTGGTCTCAAATTCCTTCATCCAGGTTCTTGTTTCTATTCTCGACAagctaaaaataaagaaaaaggcTAAAAAACCAGATTGGTCTCAACTTGCAAAGGAACTTCTTCAACTAATATCCGAAAGACTAGACAGTGAACTCTATCGCCTTCGCTTTCGTTCAGTTTGTTCCTCGTGGCGCTCTTCTTCAAGCCCTAACTACCATCAAAACCATTTACCCTTAAAGCTTCCAGAATTCTCAAACATCGAAAACAACTACCTCATTAAACACAATATGTTTCTCATCAAATCACCTACAAACTCAATCCCTTGGTTGATTAGAGTCGGTCCAAAATTAAACGGCAAAACTCATCTCTGGGACCCTAGAGACATTTACTACACATTAcctttttatttacaaatacaTTTAAATTTGGCCCTCGACTTAAACAAACTCTCCATCATCGATCTCGGACATGTGTTTTACATCCACGACAGTGGTCCTGGTAGCTATGTCTATCCTAGAAAGGTTATCGGTGTCGGGGAACAACCTCTAGCTATTGTCACATGCGAGTACTCTGGTGAGCTAATTATTTTCCGTTGCGGGGATGATCATTGGACAAATATGCCCGATGTCCCAAATGTGGAAAAATCACATGGAGATATTTGCAATTTTAAAGGGAGGCCTTGTGTAATAGATAGAACCGGTCGGACTATGATGATCGAATCAGACTTGACTGTTCATTTGGCGGCTGAACCTTGTTTTGGTGGCGATACTAAATTCTTGGTAGAGAGTAAGTGTCGGTTGTTGCATGTGGATAGATATGAAAGTGATGGTAGTAGTGGTAATGTAAGGATTGATGTGTTTGGGCTCGATGAGAAGGAGAAGAATTGGGTTAAATTGCCTAATTTAGGGGAAGGTTGTTCGTTTTCTGCTTCTGCTTCGGATTTGGGTGTAGCGAATGGGAATTGTGTAATCTTTTGTGCAGGTGATATGAGTGTTTTTCACTTGGATCAAGGTCGGATTTCACCTTTGTCTGATTATCCAGATTATGTTAACTTATTCTTATGGCCACCTCCAAAGTGGATCTCGGATGCAATAAAAAAGTATGTTATTTTACAGTGA